In the genome of Variibacter gotjawalensis, one region contains:
- a CDS encoding benzoate-CoA ligase family protein, whose product MSGDEFSERRPYNAVTDFVDRNVDAGRGKKVAFIDPDRSITYGGLQEATYRFADGLRRLGLRQESRILLLMLDTVDYPVAFWGALRTGITPIPLNTLLTAEQYAYIFADSRAEAIVVSAPLAAMAEGVLAKLGIARPMIVAGLGKDEKLSGSQRHRFEDVVAQGKADAKTAQTLSDEVAFWLYSSGSTGEPKGTRHIHSSLIATAKLFGQNVLGIREDDVVYSAAKIFFAYGLGNAMSFPLSVGATTVLLPDRPTPDAVFAMMKKHNPTIFYGVPTLYSAMLSHAGLTRGAGSDKLRWCVSAGEALPAHVGERWKEITGTDIIDGIGSTEMLHIFVSNAPGDIKYGTSGKPVPGYRARIVDEHGKDAADGEVGELVVSGPSAADGYWNQRSKSRKTFAGEWTHTGDKYVREPSGHYVYCGRTDDMFKVSGIWVSPFEVEAALASHESVLEAAVIGCEDTDKLVKPKAYVVLKNGIAANETLFEALKEHVKARAGAWKYPRWIEIKSELPKTATGKIQRFKLREENETA is encoded by the coding sequence ATGTCTGGCGACGAGTTTTCGGAACGTCGGCCGTACAATGCGGTCACCGACTTCGTGGACCGCAATGTCGACGCGGGTCGCGGCAAGAAGGTCGCGTTCATCGACCCCGATCGCTCGATCACCTATGGGGGCCTGCAGGAGGCGACGTATCGCTTCGCGGACGGACTGCGCCGGCTCGGTTTGCGGCAGGAGAGCCGCATCCTCCTCCTGATGCTCGACACAGTCGACTACCCGGTGGCCTTCTGGGGCGCGCTGCGGACCGGTATCACGCCGATCCCGCTCAACACGCTGCTGACCGCCGAGCAATACGCCTACATCTTTGCCGACAGCCGCGCGGAAGCGATCGTCGTCTCGGCGCCGCTCGCCGCGATGGCGGAAGGTGTGCTTGCAAAGCTCGGCATTGCGCGGCCGATGATCGTCGCGGGCCTCGGCAAGGACGAGAAGCTCTCAGGCTCGCAGCGCCACCGTTTTGAAGACGTCGTTGCGCAAGGCAAAGCGGACGCAAAAACCGCGCAAACCTTGTCGGACGAAGTCGCCTTCTGGCTCTACTCGTCCGGTTCGACCGGCGAGCCGAAAGGCACGCGGCATATCCACTCGAGTTTGATCGCGACCGCGAAGCTGTTCGGACAGAACGTGCTCGGCATTCGCGAAGACGACGTCGTCTATTCGGCCGCGAAGATCTTCTTCGCTTACGGTCTCGGCAACGCGATGTCGTTCCCGTTGTCGGTCGGCGCAACGACGGTTTTGCTGCCGGATCGTCCGACGCCCGACGCGGTCTTCGCCATGATGAAGAAGCACAATCCGACGATCTTCTACGGCGTGCCGACACTCTATTCCGCGATGCTCTCGCATGCCGGGCTGACGCGCGGCGCTGGTTCCGACAAGCTGCGTTGGTGCGTCTCGGCCGGCGAAGCGCTGCCCGCGCATGTCGGCGAGCGGTGGAAAGAGATCACCGGCACCGACATTATCGACGGCATCGGCTCGACCGAGATGCTGCACATCTTCGTCTCGAACGCGCCGGGCGACATCAAATACGGCACCTCCGGCAAGCCGGTGCCGGGCTATCGCGCGCGCATCGTCGACGAGCACGGCAAGGACGCGGCTGACGGCGAGGTCGGTGAACTCGTCGTTTCGGGCCCGTCCGCGGCCGACGGTTATTGGAATCAACGTTCGAAAAGCCGCAAGACCTTCGCGGGTGAATGGACGCATACGGGCGACAAGTATGTTCGAGAGCCGTCCGGTCACTACGTCTACTGCGGTCGCACCGACGACATGTTCAAGGTTTCGGGCATCTGGGTTTCGCCGTTCGAGGTGGAAGCGGCGCTCGCCTCGCACGAAAGCGTGCTCGAAGCGGCGGTGATCGGCTGCGAGGACACCGACAAACTCGTGAAGCCGAAAGCTTATGTCGTGCTCAAGAACGGCATCGCGGCGAACGAAACCTTGTTCGAAGCGCTCAAAGAGCATGTCAAAGCGCGCGCCGGTGCGTGGAAATACCCGCGCTGGATCGAGATCAAATCCGAGCTGCCGAAAACCGCGACCGGAAAAATCCAGCGCTTCAAGTTGCGCGAAGAGAACGAGACGGCGTGA
- a CDS encoding ferredoxin--NADP reductase, translated as MSALNQETVLSVRHWTDNLFSFTATRDPGFRFTSGQFTMIGLEVNGRPLLRAYSMASANHEETLEFFSIKVADGPLTSRLQQISEGDKILVSRKATGTLVYDNLLPGKNLYLLSTGTGLAPFASIIKDPETYERYERVILVHGCRQVAELAYGERVVEEMKANEFMGEMVAERLTYYPTVTREPFVNRGRLTDLITTGKLFDDIKAEPLSLDADRLMLCGSPAMLADLRVIFDERGMREGNHGEAGHYVIEKAFVER; from the coding sequence ATGAGTGCGCTGAATCAAGAGACCGTCCTGTCTGTCCGTCACTGGACCGACAATCTCTTCTCCTTCACGGCGACGCGTGACCCGGGTTTCCGCTTCACCAGCGGACAGTTCACGATGATCGGCCTCGAGGTGAATGGTCGGCCGTTGCTGCGCGCTTACTCGATGGCGAGCGCCAACCACGAAGAGACGCTCGAATTCTTCTCGATCAAGGTCGCCGATGGTCCCCTGACCTCGCGCCTCCAGCAGATCAGCGAAGGCGACAAGATCCTGGTCAGCCGCAAGGCGACCGGCACGCTGGTCTACGACAACCTGCTTCCGGGCAAGAACCTCTATTTGCTCTCGACCGGCACCGGCCTCGCGCCGTTCGCCAGCATCATCAAGGACCCGGAGACTTACGAGCGTTATGAGCGCGTAATTCTGGTCCACGGTTGCCGTCAGGTGGCCGAACTCGCTTACGGCGAGCGTGTCGTCGAGGAGATGAAGGCGAACGAGTTCATGGGTGAGATGGTTGCCGAGCGCCTGACCTACTATCCGACCGTGACGCGGGAGCCGTTCGTCAACCGCGGCCGTCTTACCGACCTCATCACGACCGGCAAACTGTTCGACGACATCAAAGCCGAGCCGCTCAGTCTCGATGCGGATCGTTTGATGCTGTGCGGCAGCCCGGCGATGCTCGCCGACCTCCGCGTCATATTCGACGAACGCGGCATGCGTGAAGGCAATCACGGCGAAGCCGGCCACTACGTGATCGAGAAGGCGTTCGTCGAGCGCTGA
- a CDS encoding branched-chain amino acid ABC transporter ATP-binding protein/permease, with the protein MLKLPRLPILILLTALIVAAFVAPMFVGTYGVKFITRVIVLAIFVLSLDLLIGITGLVSFGHAMFFGLGAYVVWCLSPDAAAANILLVFPAAIVLVALAAAVIGSLAVLTRGFYFIMVTLAFGEMMYSFFHETRYAGGSDGAYVNIKPSLQIGGKMLLDFEHRLSFYYFCLAMLVLIYVGLVALVHGPMGRVLQGIRWNEQRIGALGFNTYTHKLASFVIAGSIAGFAGALYATIDGFVTPDLFSWRQSGHAIMMVVLGGVGTLYGAILGAILYTGLEDVLKSSSIVGPLSQHWSLGLGVFLIAAVLAAPRGVAGFLSPKPRRAAESDADATVGVVDLEPTGGGKTIAVEGLTRRFGGLVAVNDVTLKLEPNKVHGIIGPNGAGKTTFISLLSGTLKSTAGRILLAGEDVTGRPAYALARRGIGRSYQITNVLLPFTARENCLLAAQAHRPSPLRFFGSRPRQDEEDAVKRALNAVGLSSRADTQAAHLSHGEQRQLEIGMLLASGAKLLILDEPLAGMGPEETERVTKLLRKLSADHTVILIEHDIDAIFAAADTLTVLVGGKLLAHGLPSDIRNNAEVREAYLGTHGTAA; encoded by the coding sequence GTGCTGAAGCTTCCGCGCCTCCCGATCCTTATTCTGCTCACCGCCCTCATCGTCGCGGCGTTCGTCGCGCCAATGTTCGTCGGCACTTACGGCGTGAAATTCATTACACGCGTGATCGTGCTGGCGATCTTCGTGCTGTCGCTCGATCTTCTGATCGGCATCACCGGCCTCGTCAGCTTCGGCCACGCGATGTTCTTCGGGCTCGGCGCGTACGTCGTGTGGTGCTTATCGCCGGATGCTGCTGCCGCGAATATTCTCCTCGTTTTCCCCGCCGCGATCGTACTCGTCGCACTCGCCGCAGCCGTGATCGGATCGCTCGCTGTGCTGACGCGCGGCTTTTACTTCATCATGGTGACGCTTGCCTTCGGCGAGATGATGTACTCGTTCTTCCACGAGACGCGTTATGCCGGCGGCTCCGATGGTGCTTACGTCAACATCAAGCCGTCGCTCCAAATCGGCGGCAAGATGCTGCTCGATTTCGAGCATCGCTTGAGCTTCTACTATTTTTGCCTGGCGATGCTCGTGCTGATCTATGTCGGGTTGGTGGCGCTCGTGCACGGACCGATGGGCCGCGTGTTGCAAGGCATTCGCTGGAACGAGCAACGCATCGGCGCGCTCGGCTTCAACACCTACACGCATAAGCTCGCGAGCTTCGTGATCGCGGGATCGATCGCGGGGTTTGCCGGTGCTCTCTATGCGACGATCGATGGCTTCGTGACACCTGACCTCTTCTCGTGGCGGCAATCCGGCCACGCCATCATGATGGTCGTGCTCGGCGGGGTCGGCACGCTCTATGGCGCGATCCTCGGCGCGATCCTCTACACCGGTCTCGAAGACGTGCTCAAAAGTTCGAGCATCGTCGGGCCACTGTCGCAGCATTGGTCGCTCGGCCTCGGTGTATTCCTCATCGCGGCCGTGCTGGCTGCGCCGCGCGGCGTCGCCGGTTTCCTGTCGCCGAAGCCGCGCCGCGCCGCCGAAAGCGATGCGGACGCGACGGTCGGTGTCGTCGATCTCGAACCGACAGGTGGCGGCAAGACGATTGCGGTCGAAGGCCTGACGCGGCGCTTTGGCGGTCTGGTGGCGGTCAACGACGTGACGCTCAAGCTCGAGCCGAACAAAGTGCACGGCATCATCGGGCCGAATGGCGCCGGCAAGACGACATTCATCAGCTTGCTCTCCGGCACGTTGAAGTCGACGGCGGGTCGCATTCTGCTGGCCGGCGAAGATGTGACCGGGCGTCCTGCATATGCGCTGGCGCGGCGCGGCATCGGCCGCTCGTATCAGATCACCAACGTGCTGCTGCCGTTCACGGCGCGCGAGAACTGCTTGCTCGCCGCACAGGCGCATCGACCGAGCCCTTTGCGATTCTTCGGCAGCCGACCGCGCCAGGACGAAGAAGACGCGGTGAAGCGCGCGCTAAACGCCGTCGGCCTTTCGTCGCGCGCCGATACCCAGGCCGCGCATCTTAGCCACGGCGAGCAGCGCCAGCTCGAAATCGGAATGCTGCTCGCCTCCGGTGCGAAGCTTCTTATTCTTGACGAGCCGCTCGCCGGGATGGGGCCCGAAGAGACCGAGCGCGTGACGAAGCTGCTGCGCAAGTTGTCGGCCGATCACACAGTCATTCTCATCGAACACGACATCGACGCGATCTTTGCGGCCGCCGACACACTGACGGTGCTGGTCGGCGGCAAGCTGCTGGCGCATGGATTGCCGAGCGACATTCGCAACAACGCGGAAGTCCGCGAGGCCTATCTCGGCACGCACGGGACCGCCGCATGA
- a CDS encoding helix-turn-helix transcriptional regulator yields MAPKTGRQKDDDPADGLAAYLTRLGDRVRVIRARRGMSRKALAKHSDVSERYLAQLETGEGNCSIVLLRRIANALGVPIADLVDDRPERPVESLLLTQLLDRLPASDLAEARDYLSSRFGQSTAAARRGRIALIGLRGGGKSTLGRLLAEQLSMPFVELDREIEKLSGMELAEVFELFGQATFRRMERDALQSVLATHDSFVLATGGSIVTEPGTFELLLSNCYTVWVRASPDEHMNRVVAQGDLRPMADNAHAMDDLLSILHSREPLYAKADYALDTAGKSSAASAGELAGLLESEVAG; encoded by the coding sequence ATGGCTCCAAAGACTGGCCGACAGAAAGATGACGACCCGGCAGATGGCCTCGCCGCCTATCTGACTCGGCTGGGTGACCGCGTGCGGGTGATCCGCGCGCGGCGCGGCATGTCGCGCAAGGCGCTAGCGAAGCATTCGGATGTCTCGGAGCGCTATCTCGCGCAGCTCGAAACCGGCGAAGGCAACTGCTCGATCGTGCTGCTGCGGCGCATCGCGAATGCTCTCGGTGTGCCGATCGCGGACCTGGTTGACGACCGGCCGGAACGTCCGGTCGAGAGCTTGCTGCTCACACAATTGCTGGACCGCCTGCCCGCCAGCGATCTCGCGGAGGCACGCGACTATCTCTCGTCGCGCTTTGGTCAGTCGACGGCCGCGGCACGGCGCGGCCGCATCGCGCTCATCGGTCTGCGTGGCGGCGGCAAGTCGACACTCGGCCGCTTGCTCGCCGAGCAGCTCAGCATGCCTTTCGTCGAACTCGACCGCGAGATCGAGAAGCTGAGCGGCATGGAGCTCGCCGAGGTGTTCGAACTTTTCGGACAAGCCACTTTCCGCCGCATGGAGCGTGACGCGCTGCAGTCGGTGCTTGCAACGCATGATAGCTTCGTGCTGGCGACGGGCGGCTCCATCGTCACCGAGCCAGGAACGTTCGAATTGCTCCTGAGCAATTGCTACACCGTGTGGGTGCGCGCGAGCCCGGACGAGCATATGAACCGCGTCGTTGCGCAGGGCGATCTGCGGCCGATGGCCGACAATGCGCATGCGATGGACGATCTGCTTTCGATCCTGCACTCGCGTGAGCCGTTATACGCAAAGGCCGACTACGCGCTCGACACGGCCGGAAAATCGTCGGCTGCGAGCGCCGGCGAGCTTGCCGGACTGCTGGAAAGCGAAGTCGCGGGCTAA
- a CDS encoding ABC transporter substrate-binding protein, whose amino-acid sequence MTNDIRISRRHALALAAGAGALGFAGPLARPAIAQAKPIKVGLLLPYSGTYAQLGEAITRAMEMYVKQQGGALAGRQIQFVKLDDESEPPKATDLTTKLVQGEKVDVLMGSVHSGVAMAMSKIAREEGIPTIIPNAGADTLTRQLCAKNVFRSSFSNGQVGLATGKAMVDAGIKKVVTFTWKYAAGDESVNGFKDTFTKGGGQVLKDLTVPFPNVEFQSALAEIASLKPDAVYTFFAGGGAVKFIKDYAAAGLKSSIPLWGAGFLTDGVESAVGSAGDGVMTVLHYADDVDTPENKKFRADFKAAYKSDADVYAVQGWDAMQLLDAGLKAVGGDVSKRDALNAAISKASFKSPRGPFKLSASNNPIQNMYLRELKGGKNVLVKTAATDFADPTTGCRLAS is encoded by the coding sequence ATGACGAATGACATCAGGATTTCGCGTCGCCATGCGCTGGCTCTGGCTGCGGGCGCAGGCGCGCTCGGCTTTGCCGGACCGTTGGCGCGCCCCGCGATCGCACAAGCTAAGCCGATCAAGGTCGGGCTGCTGCTGCCGTATAGCGGCACTTACGCGCAGCTCGGCGAGGCCATTACGCGAGCGATGGAGATGTACGTCAAGCAGCAGGGCGGAGCGCTCGCCGGACGTCAGATCCAGTTCGTCAAACTCGACGACGAGTCCGAGCCGCCGAAAGCTACCGACCTTACGACCAAGCTCGTGCAAGGCGAGAAGGTCGACGTGCTGATGGGTTCGGTGCATTCCGGCGTCGCGATGGCGATGAGCAAGATTGCGCGCGAAGAAGGCATCCCGACGATCATCCCGAACGCGGGCGCCGACACGCTGACGCGTCAGCTGTGCGCGAAGAACGTTTTCCGCTCGTCCTTCTCGAATGGGCAGGTCGGTCTCGCGACCGGCAAGGCGATGGTCGACGCCGGCATCAAGAAGGTCGTGACTTTCACGTGGAAATACGCGGCGGGTGATGAATCCGTGAACGGCTTCAAGGATACGTTCACGAAGGGCGGCGGACAGGTTCTCAAGGACCTGACAGTGCCGTTTCCGAACGTCGAATTCCAATCGGCGCTTGCCGAGATCGCGTCGCTCAAGCCTGATGCGGTTTACACATTCTTCGCCGGCGGTGGCGCCGTGAAATTCATCAAGGATTATGCGGCGGCTGGTTTGAAATCGTCGATCCCGCTGTGGGGCGCAGGTTTCTTGACCGACGGCGTCGAGAGCGCTGTCGGCAGCGCCGGCGATGGCGTGATGACAGTGCTGCATTATGCGGATGACGTCGACACGCCGGAGAACAAGAAATTCCGCGCCGACTTCAAGGCAGCCTACAAGTCGGACGCCGACGTTTACGCGGTGCAAGGTTGGGACGCGATGCAATTGCTCGATGCCGGCCTGAAGGCCGTCGGCGGCGATGTGTCGAAGCGCGATGCGCTGAACGCCGCGATCAGCAAGGCATCGTTTAAGAGCCCGCGCGGTCCGTTCAAGCTGTCGGCGTCGAACAACCCGATCCAGAACATGTATCTGCGCGAGTTGAAGGGCGGCAAGAACGTGCTCGTGAAAACCGCCGCGACCGACTTCGCCGATCCGACCACCGGCTGCCGTCTGGCGTCGTAA
- a CDS encoding ABC transporter substrate-binding protein, whose protein sequence is MRTISTLAAAAAVLLTATAAQAQTKVAIGMSGWTGFAPLTLAKEAGIFAKNGVDVTIKKIPQASRHLAIASGDIQCAATTVETWVVWNANGVATTQLFQLDKSYGADGMAVRSTTGSIKDLKGKQVAASAPGTAPYFTLAWFLKKNGLSVKDVTVVNMEPGPAAQAFIAGQNDAAMTYEPYLSAVRAKPEAGKIIATTLDYPMIMDTFGCTPKFIAENEAAVRAITKSYFEALEMIKADQKKAYEIMGADVKQTGEQFGNSAQYLRWQDQAANKAFFSAEHAAFSKEAADLLLEIGVIKQIPDLAKLADPRFVQ, encoded by the coding sequence ATGCGAACGATTTCAACGCTTGCGGCCGCCGCTGCGGTTCTGCTGACTGCAACCGCCGCGCAAGCGCAGACCAAGGTTGCAATCGGCATGTCCGGGTGGACCGGCTTTGCGCCGCTGACGCTCGCCAAAGAAGCCGGCATTTTCGCCAAGAACGGCGTCGACGTGACGATCAAGAAAATCCCGCAGGCCAGCCGCCACCTCGCGATTGCCTCCGGCGACATCCAATGCGCGGCGACGACGGTCGAAACCTGGGTGGTTTGGAACGCCAACGGCGTTGCGACGACGCAGCTCTTCCAGCTCGACAAGTCCTACGGCGCCGACGGCATGGCGGTGCGCAGCACCACCGGCTCGATCAAGGACCTCAAGGGCAAGCAGGTCGCAGCTTCGGCCCCCGGCACCGCCCCGTATTTCACGCTCGCCTGGTTCCTGAAGAAGAACGGCCTCAGCGTGAAGGATGTGACCGTCGTGAACATGGAGCCGGGTCCGGCCGCGCAGGCTTTCATCGCGGGTCAGAACGACGCCGCGATGACGTATGAGCCGTATCTCTCGGCCGTTCGCGCGAAGCCGGAAGCCGGCAAGATCATCGCCACGACGCTCGACTATCCGATGATCATGGACACGTTCGGCTGCACGCCGAAATTCATTGCCGAGAACGAAGCCGCCGTGCGCGCGATCACCAAGAGCTATTTCGAAGCGCTCGAGATGATCAAGGCCGACCAGAAGAAGGCTTACGAAATCATGGGCGCCGACGTGAAGCAGACGGGCGAGCAGTTCGGCAATTCGGCGCAGTATCTGCGCTGGCAGGACCAGGCCGCGAATAAGGCGTTCTTCTCGGCCGAGCATGCGGCGTTCTCGAAGGAAGCCGCCGACCTGCTGCTCGAAATCGGCGTCATCAAGCAGATCCCGGATTTGGCGAAGCTCGCCGACCCGCGCTTCGTTCAGTAA
- a CDS encoding GyrI-like domain-containing protein, which produces MEKLVPRRFLDMPTTRMAGIATVLGDDAPTVIPSLWETFGAGFAASPHEGDARYGVCTSRDGEMHYMAATAVREGAALPDGWQEIVLPARRYAVFPHEGGVMSIRETIEAAGDWLERSGLSPEDTAAFLERYGPGFDAETAEGDIEIWMPLRR; this is translated from the coding sequence ATGGAAAAGCTCGTTCCGCGACGTTTCTTGGACATGCCGACCACCCGCATGGCGGGGATTGCTACGGTTCTCGGAGACGATGCGCCGACCGTCATACCATCGCTGTGGGAGACCTTCGGCGCCGGCTTTGCGGCTTCCCCACACGAAGGCGACGCACGCTATGGCGTCTGCACGTCTCGCGATGGCGAGATGCACTACATGGCGGCGACCGCCGTGCGCGAAGGCGCGGCTTTGCCGGATGGATGGCAAGAGATCGTGCTGCCCGCGCGGCGCTATGCCGTGTTTCCGCATGAAGGCGGCGTCATGAGCATCCGCGAGACGATCGAAGCGGCGGGTGATTGGCTCGAGCGGTCGGGGCTCTCGCCGGAAGACACCGCGGCGTTTCTCGAACGCTACGGCCCTGGCTTCGATGCTGAGACGGCCGAAGGCGACATCGAAATCTGGATGCCGCTGCGCAGGTGA
- a CDS encoding branched-chain amino acid ABC transporter permease, with the protein MELALIQLLNGLQYGLLIFLAASGLTLVFGILGVINLSHGSFYMLGAYLAITLTSLTGDIFLALALGIPIAFLFGAAIEWLFIRHLYDRDHLQQVLLTFGLILIFNELQRMIWGARPQSVPIPSYLGGSIKLTDVLSYPVYRIAVAALCVVLALAMVFVIQKTRVGRMIRAGESNREMVEVLGIDTRLLFRFVFAAGVALAAAAGMIAAPIESVYPGIGERVLIISFVVVVIGGIGSIRGAFVGALLIGLADAFGKVYLKEFAGMIVYAIMAAVLVVRPGGLFGRAN; encoded by the coding sequence ATGGAACTCGCGCTCATCCAATTGCTCAACGGCCTGCAATACGGCTTGCTGATTTTTCTTGCCGCCAGCGGACTGACGCTGGTGTTCGGTATCCTCGGCGTTATCAATCTCTCCCACGGCTCCTTCTACATGCTCGGTGCGTATCTCGCGATCACGCTGACGAGCCTGACAGGTGATATCTTCCTCGCGCTCGCGCTCGGCATCCCGATCGCGTTTCTGTTCGGTGCCGCGATCGAGTGGCTGTTCATTCGCCATCTCTACGATCGTGACCATCTCCAACAAGTGCTGCTCACATTCGGCCTCATCCTCATCTTCAACGAACTGCAGCGCATGATCTGGGGCGCGCGCCCCCAGAGCGTCCCGATCCCGAGTTATCTTGGCGGCAGCATCAAGCTCACCGACGTGCTGAGCTATCCGGTGTATCGCATCGCGGTGGCTGCGCTCTGTGTCGTGCTCGCGCTCGCGATGGTCTTTGTTATCCAGAAGACGCGCGTCGGCCGCATGATTCGCGCCGGCGAGTCGAACCGCGAGATGGTCGAAGTGCTCGGCATCGACACGCGGTTGCTGTTCCGCTTCGTCTTCGCGGCCGGCGTCGCACTCGCAGCCGCGGCCGGCATGATCGCGGCGCCGATCGAGAGTGTTTATCCAGGCATCGGCGAGCGCGTGTTGATCATCAGCTTTGTTGTCGTCGTTATCGGCGGCATCGGCAGCATTCGCGGCGCCTTCGTGGGCGCGCTGCTGATTGGTCTCGCCGATGCATTCGGCAAAGTTTATCTGAAGGAATTCGCCGGCATGATCGTCTACGCGATCATGGCCGCCGTGCTGGTCGTCCGCCCCGGCGGTTTGTTCGGGCGGGCCAACTAA
- a CDS encoding ABC transporter ATP-binding protein produces MTPALVAENLNVYYGQSHVLRDVNFRVMPGETVSLLGRNGMGKTTLLRTLMGLLPARKGSLRLGNETIGGSRTSTIAQRGLAFVPESRGIFPNLTVEENLTFAQRANRAGQSPWTLERIYGLFPRMQERRSNWGNQLSGGEQKMLAIGRALMTNPDIFLLDEATEGLAPKLRDEIWATLRVIRESGTAVVVVDKNLSDLLALGDRHVILAKGEVVFDGSADALRADPDLVHRHLGV; encoded by the coding sequence ATGACGCCCGCGCTAGTCGCCGAAAACCTGAACGTCTATTACGGACAAAGCCACGTGCTGCGCGACGTCAACTTCCGCGTCATGCCGGGCGAAACCGTCTCGCTCCTCGGTCGCAACGGCATGGGCAAGACGACGCTGCTGCGCACGCTGATGGGTCTGCTGCCCGCGCGGAAAGGATCGCTGCGGCTCGGCAACGAGACGATCGGCGGTTCGCGGACATCGACAATCGCGCAGCGCGGTCTCGCCTTCGTGCCGGAGTCGCGCGGCATTTTCCCGAACCTGACCGTCGAGGAAAATCTTACGTTTGCACAGCGCGCAAACCGCGCAGGCCAATCGCCGTGGACGCTGGAGCGTATCTATGGCCTGTTCCCACGCATGCAGGAGCGCCGGTCGAATTGGGGCAACCAGCTCTCGGGCGGCGAGCAAAAGATGCTCGCGATCGGCCGTGCCTTGATGACCAATCCGGATATCTTCCTGCTCGACGAAGCGACCGAAGGTCTCGCACCGAAACTCCGCGATGAGATCTGGGCGACGCTCCGCGTCATCCGCGAGAGCGGGACAGCCGTTGTCGTGGTCGACAAGAATCTCAGCGATCTCCTCGCGCTCGGCGATCGGCATGTGATTCTGGCAAAGGGCGAAGTCGTGTTCGACGGTTCGGCCGACGCACTGCGTGCCGACCCGGATTTGGTGCATCGCCACTTGGGCGTTTAG
- a CDS encoding alpha/beta fold hydrolase, translating to MLIDGRDLETAWCGPAPDKAPTLVLLHEGLGCVSMWKDFPQKLSERTGYGVFVYSRFGYGKSDAKPLPWPVTYMHDEAALLGRILDAAKIKHCVLVGHSDGASIATIYAGSNQDFRVRGLALMAPHFFVEEMNLDQIVAVRKSFETDGLRGRLTRHHGTNVDNAFYGWNAAWLSPAFRDWRIDDAVAHLRVPVLVIQGRDDPYGTMAQVELAQADTYCPCDVLILDHCGHAPQIEKPAETLAAVAEFSHRTLTVHEGLQPAALMHYFASFRFTASADLMHNNSCLGRKRPC from the coding sequence ATGCTGATCGACGGTCGCGACCTCGAAACCGCGTGGTGCGGACCGGCGCCAGACAAAGCACCGACGCTCGTGCTGTTGCACGAGGGTCTCGGTTGCGTGTCGATGTGGAAGGACTTTCCTCAGAAGCTGAGCGAACGCACCGGCTACGGCGTGTTCGTGTACTCGCGCTTCGGCTATGGCAAATCGGACGCCAAGCCGCTGCCATGGCCTGTGACTTACATGCACGACGAAGCCGCGCTGCTCGGCCGCATCCTCGATGCTGCGAAGATCAAGCACTGCGTACTTGTCGGTCACAGCGACGGCGCATCGATCGCGACGATCTATGCGGGCAGCAATCAGGACTTCCGCGTACGCGGCCTCGCACTGATGGCGCCGCACTTTTTCGTCGAGGAAATGAACCTCGATCAGATCGTAGCGGTGCGGAAATCTTTCGAGACAGACGGGCTACGGGGCCGTCTCACGCGACACCACGGCACGAATGTCGATAACGCTTTCTATGGTTGGAACGCAGCCTGGCTGAGCCCCGCATTCCGCGATTGGCGGATCGACGATGCGGTCGCGCATCTGCGAGTCCCGGTTCTCGTGATCCAGGGCCGCGACGATCCTTACGGAACGATGGCGCAAGTCGAGCTTGCGCAGGCGGACACCTACTGCCCGTGCGACGTCCTGATCCTCGATCACTGCGGTCACGCCCCACAGATCGAGAAGCCGGCCGAAACTCTGGCTGCGGTCGCTGAGTTCAGTCACCGCACTCTGACCGTGCACGAGGGGCTGCAGCCTGCGGCTTTGATGCACTATTTTGCATCATTCCGCTTTACAGCCAGTGCAGATTTGATGCATAATAATTCATGTCTAGGGAGGAAGCGGCCGTGTTGA